In the genome of Cynocephalus volans isolate mCynVol1 chromosome 15, mCynVol1.pri, whole genome shotgun sequence, one region contains:
- the LOC134364074 gene encoding cytochrome b-c1 complex subunit 7 isoform X1, producing MASRPTVAASGRWLERIRKWYYNAAGFNKLGLMRDDTIHENEDVKEAIRRLPENVYNDRVFRIKRALDLTMRQQILPKEQWTKYEEDKFYLEPYLKEVIRERKEREEWAKK from the exons ATGGCGAGCAGACCTACGG TTGCAGCATCAGGCCGGTGGCTAGAACGAATTCGAAAATGGTATTACAATGCTGCAGGTTTCAATAAACTGG GGTTAATGAGAGATGATACAATACACGAGAATGAAGATGTAAAAGAAGCCATAAGAAGGCTTCCTGAGAACGTTTATAATGACAGGGTGTTTCGCATTAAGAGAGCACTGGACCTCACCATGAGACAACAGATCTTGCCTAAGGAGCAGTGGACAAAATATGAGGAG gATAAGTTCTACCTTGAGCCATATCTGAAAGAGGTTATtcgggaaagaaaagagagagaagaatgggCAAAGAAGTAA
- the LOC134364074 gene encoding cytochrome b-c1 complex subunit 7 isoform X2 translates to MASRPTGLMRDDTIHENEDVKEAIRRLPENVYNDRVFRIKRALDLTMRQQILPKEQWTKYEEDKFYLEPYLKEVIRERKEREEWAKK, encoded by the exons ATGGCGAGCAGACCTACGG GGTTAATGAGAGATGATACAATACACGAGAATGAAGATGTAAAAGAAGCCATAAGAAGGCTTCCTGAGAACGTTTATAATGACAGGGTGTTTCGCATTAAGAGAGCACTGGACCTCACCATGAGACAACAGATCTTGCCTAAGGAGCAGTGGACAAAATATGAGGAG gATAAGTTCTACCTTGAGCCATATCTGAAAGAGGTTATtcgggaaagaaaagagagagaagaatgggCAAAGAAGTAA